One genomic segment of Paenibacillus sp. FSL H8-0332 includes these proteins:
- a CDS encoding transporter substrate-binding domain-containing protein yields the protein MGIRKKWAMSGMVALLVLAIAGCGSDNDAKGGSADGKSLKIATDASYAPMEYMDTDTIKGFDIDFIKAVMEEAGIDYTVTSTGWDTMLTSVKQGTEYQAGVSSVSITDERKETYDYSIPYFESTNMIMVKEGSDIKSALDLKGKKVAVQAATTADELMSGIMGIDNGNLKRFDSNAVALMELNGGGADAVVADIAIVNEYIKNNPKEKLTGIIDKENFGSEYYGILYPKGSEWKAKLDPAIKKVIENGKYAEIYKEWFGEEPDTAALMNAK from the coding sequence ATGGGAATCCGGAAAAAATGGGCGATGTCAGGTATGGTGGCACTCCTGGTCTTGGCAATAGCGGGTTGTGGCTCTGATAATGATGCGAAAGGCGGCAGTGCGGACGGGAAAAGCCTCAAAATCGCTACGGATGCCAGTTATGCACCAATGGAGTATATGGATACCGATACGATCAAGGGCTTTGACATTGATTTCATCAAGGCGGTAATGGAGGAGGCCGGCATCGATTACACGGTCACGAGCACAGGCTGGGATACCATGCTGACCAGTGTGAAGCAGGGCACGGAATACCAGGCGGGCGTATCCTCGGTATCGATTACAGATGAGCGCAAGGAAACCTATGACTACTCCATCCCTTATTTCGAATCTACGAATATGATCATGGTTAAAGAAGGCAGCGACATCAAATCCGCCCTGGACCTGAAGGGGAAGAAGGTTGCGGTTCAGGCAGCCACCACAGCTGATGAGCTGATGAGCGGCATTATGGGCATTGACAACGGTAACCTGAAGCGGTTCGACAGCAATGCGGTAGCGCTGATGGAGCTGAACGGCGGCGGTGCGGATGCGGTGGTTGCGGATATCGCCATCGTGAACGAATACATCAAGAACAATCCGAAGGAGAAGCTGACCGGCATTATCGACAAGGAGAATTTCGGCTCTGAGTACTACGGCATCCTGTATCCGAAGGGCAGTGAATGGAAGGCCAAGTTGGACCCGGCGATCAAGAAGGTCATCGAGAACGGCAAATATGCCGAGATCTACAAGGAATGGTTCGGCGAAGAGCCGGACACGGCGGCGCTAATGAACGCGAAGTAG
- a CDS encoding amino acid ABC transporter permease codes for MDFRFDIIVHYLPVLLKGTLFTIGVSLVSILCGSLLGLIIGFGKMAPKWYFRWPFHAYINIFRGTPLYVQILIVHFGLIPLFYGKTYVLMSAFVALSLNSAAYSAEIFRAGIQSIDSGQREAALSLGMTRQQAMRFIILPQAIKRMVPAFGNEFIVLVKDSSLLALIAAPEIMYWSNTMKGQYLRIWEPYLTAALIYFILTYSLSKLLNYIERKV; via the coding sequence ATGGATTTCAGATTCGACATCATCGTTCATTATTTACCGGTTCTGCTAAAAGGGACCTTGTTCACCATCGGTGTATCACTGGTCTCCATTCTGTGCGGCTCCCTGCTGGGGCTGATTATCGGCTTCGGTAAAATGGCGCCCAAATGGTATTTCCGCTGGCCGTTCCATGCCTACATCAACATCTTCCGGGGTACGCCGCTCTATGTGCAGATTCTGATCGTACACTTCGGGCTGATCCCGTTGTTCTACGGCAAAACCTACGTGCTGATGAGCGCATTCGTGGCGTTGTCGCTCAATTCCGCCGCCTATTCTGCGGAGATCTTCCGCGCCGGTATCCAGTCCATCGACTCTGGGCAGCGGGAAGCGGCCTTGTCCCTCGGAATGACCCGGCAGCAGGCGATGCGCTTCATTATTCTGCCCCAGGCGATCAAACGGATGGTTCCCGCGTTCGGGAATGAATTCATTGTGCTGGTTAAGGATTCCTCGCTGCTGGCGCTGATTGCCGCCCCTGAGATTATGTACTGGAGCAATACCATGAAAGGCCAATACCTGCGGATCTGGGAGCCGTATCTGACCGCTGCACTGATCTATTTCATTCTTACTTATTCGCTCAGCAAGCTGCTTAATTATATTGAACGGAAGGTGTAA
- a CDS encoding amino acid ABC transporter ATP-binding protein, translating to MISVKHLYKSFGAHQVLTDISVDIHSREVVVVIGPSGSGKSTFLRCLNLLEQPQAGDIIIEGTSLMAKSTRINDIRTELGMVFQQFNLFPHRKVIENIMLAPMKVRKWTADQARQKALELLQKVGLSEKAEMYPSSLSGGQAQRVAIARALAMEPKIMLFDEPTSALDPEMVGEVLAVMKELAREGMTMVVVTHEMGFAREVGDRVLFMEQGAIVEQGAPEQLFGSPSHERTREFLSKVL from the coding sequence ATTATTTCAGTCAAGCATCTGTACAAATCATTCGGTGCCCATCAGGTACTGACGGATATCAGCGTCGACATTCACAGCCGGGAGGTTGTGGTCGTCATCGGGCCTTCGGGCTCGGGCAAATCGACCTTTCTGCGCTGCCTTAATCTGCTGGAGCAGCCGCAAGCGGGCGATATTATCATTGAAGGCACTTCCTTGATGGCCAAGAGCACAAGGATTAACGATATCCGTACCGAGCTGGGGATGGTCTTTCAGCAGTTCAATCTGTTTCCGCACCGGAAAGTGATCGAGAACATCATGCTGGCCCCGATGAAGGTGCGGAAATGGACGGCGGATCAAGCAAGGCAGAAGGCATTAGAGCTGCTGCAGAAGGTGGGTCTTAGCGAGAAGGCGGAGATGTACCCTTCCTCGCTCTCCGGCGGTCAGGCCCAACGGGTGGCGATTGCCCGGGCGCTGGCGATGGAGCCGAAGATCATGCTGTTCGACGAGCCGACCTCGGCCCTGGACCCCGAGATGGTGGGCGAGGTCTTGGCGGTTATGAAGGAGCTGGCCCGTGAGGGGATGACCATGGTTGTGGTGACCCATGAGATGGGCTTCGCCCGTGAAGTGGGGGACCGGGTGCTTTTTATGGAGCAAGGGGCCATAGTCGAGCAGGGTGCGCCGGAGCAGTTGTTCGGTAGCCCGTCGCATGAGCGTACACGGGAGTTTCTGTCCAAGGTGCTGTAA
- a CDS encoding tellurite resistance TerB family protein — protein MSTFKNWLNTTKNGLTEQVKKFKNKDFMNAVVAGCALVAAADGKIEESEKNKMAGYMNLSNELKVFDMRDVIAQFNFYVSNFEFSPEIGKQEALKAIAKFSSKPEIGRVIVGVCSAIGAADGDFDEHEKAVVRNICNVLSLSPSEFSL, from the coding sequence ATGAGCACATTTAAAAATTGGTTGAATACGACAAAAAACGGACTGACAGAACAGGTTAAGAAATTTAAAAATAAAGACTTCATGAATGCTGTAGTGGCAGGCTGCGCACTGGTGGCTGCGGCTGACGGCAAGATTGAGGAATCCGAGAAGAACAAGATGGCGGGGTACATGAATCTCAGCAATGAACTTAAGGTATTTGATATGAGGGATGTCATCGCCCAGTTTAATTTCTATGTGAGCAACTTCGAATTCTCGCCCGAAATCGGCAAGCAGGAAGCGCTCAAGGCGATTGCAAAGTTCAGCAGCAAACCGGAGATTGGCCGCGTTATTGTAGGCGTATGCTCCGCGATTGGTGCGGCTGACGGTGACTTCGATGAGCATGAGAAAGCGGTTGTGCGGAATATCTGCAATGTGCTGTCACTTAGCCCTAGCGAATTCAGCCTGTAA
- a CDS encoding TerD family protein: MAGINLVKGQKIDLTKGNAGLSNVIVGLGWDPAEPARGFFGVKKQANVDCDASALLLNENGKLTNKLNLVCFHNKQNTNNSVVHSGDNLTGEGDGDDEQINVNLKSIPADVHKVLVVVNIYDAVNRKQDFGMIKSAYIRIINAAGNAELVKFNLTDNYTGFTALICGELYRHGDEWKFAAIGEGAHAAHINQLAERYI; the protein is encoded by the coding sequence TTGGCTGGAATTAATCTGGTAAAAGGTCAGAAGATCGATTTAACCAAAGGCAATGCCGGACTGTCTAACGTAATTGTAGGACTGGGTTGGGACCCTGCCGAACCGGCAAGAGGATTCTTTGGCGTCAAGAAACAGGCGAACGTGGACTGCGATGCCTCAGCGCTGCTGCTGAATGAGAACGGCAAGCTGACCAATAAGCTGAACCTCGTCTGCTTTCACAACAAACAGAATACGAACAACTCCGTGGTTCACTCGGGAGATAACCTGACGGGTGAGGGAGACGGGGACGACGAGCAGATTAATGTGAATCTGAAGTCGATTCCTGCCGATGTCCATAAGGTTCTGGTTGTAGTCAACATCTACGATGCTGTGAACCGCAAGCAGGATTTCGGGATGATCAAATCTGCGTATATCCGGATTATTAATGCGGCAGGCAACGCAGAATTGGTTAAGTTTAATCTGACAGACAATTATACAGGCTTCACAGCACTGATCTGCGGTGAGCTGTACCGTCATGGCGATGAGTGGAAATTCGCCGCCATCGGTGAAGGCGCCCACGCAGCGCATATCAATCAGCTGGCAGAACGCTATATCTAA
- a CDS encoding TerD family protein, whose amino-acid sequence MAINLSKGQKIDLTKTNPGLSKITVGLGWDTNKYDGGKDFDLDVSVFLTNASGKVDKETNFIFFNNKQNENASVVHTGDNRTGEGDGDDEQVQVDLLNVPADVDKIAFTITIYEAESRSQNFGQVSRSYVRIVNDANSEELIRFDLGEDFSVETGVVVGELYRNGAEWKFNAIGSGYKDGLSGLTRDYGLQ is encoded by the coding sequence ATGGCTATCAACTTATCCAAGGGACAAAAAATCGATCTGACCAAAACCAACCCGGGCTTATCCAAAATCACAGTCGGCCTAGGATGGGATACGAATAAATACGATGGCGGTAAGGACTTTGACCTTGACGTTTCCGTGTTCCTGACCAATGCCAGCGGTAAAGTAGATAAAGAAACCAACTTCATCTTCTTCAACAACAAGCAGAACGAGAACGCATCTGTCGTTCACACCGGCGATAACCGCACAGGGGAAGGCGACGGAGATGATGAGCAGGTTCAAGTCGATTTGCTTAATGTTCCTGCAGATGTGGACAAGATTGCCTTCACCATTACCATCTATGAAGCAGAATCCAGAAGCCAGAACTTCGGACAAGTCTCCCGTTCTTATGTGCGTATCGTCAACGATGCGAACAGTGAGGAACTGATCCGTTTTGACCTGGGTGAAGATTTCTCCGTTGAAACAGGCGTAGTTGTAGGCGAATTGTACCGTAACGGCGCAGAATGGAAATTCAATGCGATCGGCAGCGGCTATAAGGATGGCCTGTCTGGCTTGACCCGTGATTACGGCCTGCAATAA